The genomic interval AACTACCTTGTGGTTGATTTTCCGTGCATAAAATAACACCTGAAAATAGGCGTGGTGGTTTTACAATAATACAATGTCAGGGTATAAAATGAGTCAAGCGAAAGCGACACATTGCAAATCAAGgcattttaaaaatcacaaaagtCAGTTTAGCAAGAGCTATGTATCTTAATACAACCGTTGGCCAATACGAAAACCCTCGTACAAGACCAATATCAAACCCCTTGATTAATAATATTATACTATTGGGTGACATGAAATCATTCCTTTAACGCTTCCGTGAGATTATCCCAGAAAAGTAGTTCCCCTTCTTCTTCTGTCGTGTATTCTATATACGTATTGGACTTTATCCATTGCAACATTTCAGTGGTCATATTTCTGGTTGGGACATCTTCTAACATAACAACTACAAGACAATTTTCACCCCCTCGAGAATAAATACTTTCCATCCTCGCCATATTGAACTCATATACGCACCATTGGCTTTTCAAAAATTCTTTTGACAGAACTACAACAGTTTTTCTGCTGTTTCTTATTGCTTCAATTATATTGTCTGCAATATTGTTTCCAGGTAAAAAGTCCCTATCGTGTAAACACAACTTCATTTCTTGTTCCTCCAGATGTGGAATAATTTTGTCCAGAATAAAACGTAGATTTTCATTTGCATAAGATATGAACGTATCATATGTAAAATCTTCATTCGGATCATTATTAAGTCTGTTATAGCCAAATTGTCTGATTTTAGTAATcctcattaaatatcttaatttccATCGGTTCTTGTAGATGATACCTCCAACAACAATTGAAAGAAATACTGAGACGCCGATTGAACTAAAAACAATTACAGCTGTGTACGAGCGACATTCTGTATCAAGTTTATTAACGGCTTCAACAAATTGCTCAGCTGAGAGTTTCGCGCCTGTTTTGTTGCGGAATATGTAATCTTGAAAGTGAAGCATATTATCTCTATGTTTGACCATCCATTCTAAAAACACTTTTTCGTCACAATTTGTGGTAAATGAATTGTTCCTTAGATCAATTGTGAACATTTTATCCATCAGTTTAGCGTTTGATTCCAGTTTGTTTGTAAGTACTGTAGGGAGCGCGCGAAAAGAATTAAATTTCAGGTTTATATGCACCAAATTGTTTAATGTATTTACATCAATAGTCCAAGTTTCGATGCTGTTCACACTTAAATCTAATGTTTCTAGCTTTGACATGTTCATAAATACTGTTGGTGGTAAGTACGATATGATATTTGATGACAAGTTCAAAACTTTGACATTCGTTAACCCTTCAAATATCAGGGGACCATAGTGCTCATTTGAAAGAATTAATCCAAGGAAATTTTCGTGAAGCTGGAGAATTTCAACAGctttaaagttattaaaaaaccCAACTCCAATATGTGAACAATAATTTCGAGATAAATACAGATATTTCAGTTTTGGAAATGGTCCTATCGGCCCTATCCATGCATAAATGATATTGTCAGAAAAATCCAAGTGTTCAACCGTGTTTGACACTGGCAAAACCAGAAatgttgtaatattatatttcatattactaCGAGCAAATTCCACTATTTTTAAGCTCTTTGGAAAATATGGGTAGTTTTTGAACACATGTATATCGTTGTTTTCAAAATAAGGACAGTGTTCAGTGCTTTTGCTAATATTTCGTAAGAACTCAGTTTGCATATACGGACAATCAGAATCGTATCTCATAATTTCGCTGTAGTTTTCAATGGGTTCCTTTTCATACAAAAGAGGATTATGAGCGCTATTTTGATCGCTAGCATACACTTCCCTCAAATTACCCATACACGCCAATTGTAGTAGATAAGGTGCAAACGTAAATATATTGTCCTCTACGTGTaggatttttaaagattttggaaCAAGTATCAACGAATTTGTTTCAGCTAACTGAATTCGGTTACTGTTCAAAACAAGTTCATTCAATGTTGTATTCCAAAGGTAACAAACATCACGCTGTTTAAATTGTGTTCCAATACCAAACGTATTATAAACTTTAGAGTAGTTTAACGATTTGATTCTAGTAAACTGTAAGCTATATGAAATATTTCTCAACATTCGAAATCCAAGGCGTAAATTCTTAGATAAATCTAATACTTCTAAATTTGGAACGCCTTTAAAAGCCCCGGCGTATATGTTTTCTATGTTACAAGAAGACATATTCAATATTTTCACATGCGGAAGGTTTTGCAATGTAGAGTTTGTTATAACAGTGATGTTACAATTTCCGTTCAATCCAGACAGAACTAATTTTTGTAATGTCTTTAACATGCGATAGtactctgaaaacattttgtCATTCAGTCCATCCATGTACAAAACTTCAAGGTTACTTAAATAAGATAAATCCGGATATGATGCTTGTCCACTTGTATCTGCTTTCGAATTTCCATTCAGTTTAAGAGTCTTTGTTGTTAGCGGAAATTTAAAACCTTGTTCAACTGTTCCATCATATATAGCCAAAGTGTTGTCGTTAATATCAAGTAGCTCAAGACGATTAAATCTGGCAAACGAACCGTTTTCTATATGACTTATTTCATTTTGTCCCAGATACAACTCATTCAGTTCATCACATCCTTCCAAGTCAAACTCTTTAATGATTTGATAGTCGTTCAGCTCCAAACGCAGGACTGAAACATTGTAAATAGATGAGTTTCTTATAAATCCACATACTTTCAATATTGGTAACTTTGTTTTGGAACAATCCATCTGACTATAAGCCTCACAAAAGCATATTCCACCTGGTCCACAGGAAAATGCACTTGAAATAACAACAAATGATACGACCATaagaaaaatgatcaatattgcTTCCATGTTGCCTGCAATTCAAATGTTCACATGTAAATGTTATGTACAAAcacttatttcaatattttgtaacaCGTTTCTATTTTTATTGCGTAATAATACTTGAGTGGATTTTTATTGAACGAGATATGAAAAGCTTacaacataaaatatttgatactaGAATATTAAATTTACTCCTCTTATCATATTCTAAAGGCTGGGCGTGGTGAAAAAATGCTTTATCGATCGCGACATTCGTGCATACATTTtgcatgtatataaaatactTCAACGACCTG from Mercenaria mercenaria strain notata chromosome 2, MADL_Memer_1, whole genome shotgun sequence carries:
- the LOC123562605 gene encoding toll-like receptor 4 is translated as MEAILIIFLMVVSFVVISSAFSCGPGGICFCEAYSQMDCSKTKLPILKVCGFIRNSSIYNVSVLRLELNDYQIIKEFDLEGCDELNELYLGQNEISHIENGSFARFNRLELLDINDNTLAIYDGTVEQGFKFPLTTKTLKLNGNSKADTSGQASYPDLSYLSNLEVLYMDGLNDKMFSEYYRMLKTLQKLVLSGLNGNCNITVITNSTLQNLPHVKILNMSSCNIENIYAGAFKGVPNLEVLDLSKNLRLGFRMLRNISYSLQFTRIKSLNYSKVYNTFGIGTQFKQRDVCYLWNTTLNELVLNSNRIQLAETNSLILVPKSLKILHVEDNIFTFAPYLLQLACMGNLREVYASDQNSAHNPLLYEKEPIENYSEIMRYDSDCPYMQTEFLRNISKSTEHCPYFENNDIHVFKNYPYFPKSLKIVEFARSNMKYNITTFLVLPVSNTVEHLDFSDNIIYAWIGPIGPFPKLKYLYLSRNYCSHIGVGFFNNFKAVEILQLHENFLGLILSNEHYGPLIFEGLTNVKVLNLSSNIISYLPPTVFMNMSKLETLDLSVNSIETWTIDVNTLNNLVHINLKFNSFRALPTVLTNKLESNAKLMDKMFTIDLRNNSFTTNCDEKVFLEWMVKHRDNMLHFQDYIFRNKTGAKLSAEQFVEAVNKLDTECRSYTAVIVFSSIGVSVFLSIVVGGIIYKNRWKLRYLMRITKIRQFGYNRLNNDPNEDFTYDTFISYANENLRFILDKIIPHLEEQEMKLCLHDRDFLPGNNIADNIIEAIRNSRKTVVVLSKEFLKSQWCVYEFNMARMESIYSRGGENCLVVVMLEDVPTRNMTTEMLQWIKSNTYIEYTTEEEGELLFWDNLTEALKE